From a region of the Podospora pseudopauciseta strain CBS 411.78 chromosome 7 map unlocalized CBS411.78m_7, whole genome shotgun sequence genome:
- the CDC27 gene encoding anaphase-promoting complex subunit cdc27 (COG:D; EggNog:ENOG503NW4C), producing the protein MAPNSATVAALLRQTVHYHLDNFAYDSAIFFAERLQAYDPRSSESAYLLSLCHFRLGDSRSAYEISKPPGFRGVHLGCAFIFAQACFDLEKYKDGITALEKARALWATKCSIGKHSASSRSPYPDAAACSCLLGKLYRALDDKKKAVPCFEEALKANPLMWDAFTALCDMGVNVRIPNVFRFNEPFARNFDLENSTASEPNGPEPLQRKAGMQSASESDPFDAPRPATYHMDPSRNDLFTEPAPNDLMAKFAAAHSRYNGNQGSRNGSDGMETPTGSAPVGAPEPQVSRLGHPSEPPQAPNRRTRGAQAVEPAIFEPPPRLGGYRLGSKRRERTQEQAADPSTDNWSKPTAISSVTDRKRTASGHPVQPRPANGEEPRRSARLNVLPRPPASRANAGATALGTTATRELRKARPPISRIGRPGAAVVGRVVSGNRKPIEENGMDVDQAEAPRFKEPPPMMQAPPPKMTLVEPEPVKIDEALRWILELLKKMATGYLLSSQFRCKDALAAFLSLPRSHQDTPWVLARMGRAQYEQANYAEAEKLFRRLRMLAPTRHEDMEVYSTVLWHLRKETDLSFLAHELVDAVWDSPYAWCALGNAWSLACDHEQALRCFKRAIQLHPKFAYAYTLQGHEHVENEEYDKALTAYRQAISADKRHYNAYYGIGKVFEKLGNWDKALSHYKAALVIHPDHAVLICCVGTVLQRQKQIGQALPYFSRAVELAPRAPEIRHKKARALMATGQFEEAQQELLVLRDLAPDKAQVHFLLGKLSKLLGDKKLAVRHFTIALSLDPKASSQIKQEIEGLEDDDCIEDSMVH; encoded by the exons ATGGCACCTAATAGCGCCACGGTCGCCGCATTGCTAAGGCAAACAGTTCACTATCATCTTGACAACTTTGCCTATGACAGCGCCATATTCTTCGCCGAACGCCTGCAGGCCTACGACCCACGCTCCTCCGAATCAGCCTATCTACTATCCCTCTGCCATTTTCGCCTTGGCGATTCCAGATCGGCCTATGAAATCAGCAAGCCACCAGGCTTTCGAGGTGTACACTTGGGATGTGCCTTTATATTTGCGCAGGCCTGTTTTGACCTGGAGAAATACAAGGATGGAATCACAGCtctggagaaggcgagggcaCTGTGGGCTACTAAATGCAGCATCGGAAAACACAGCGCTTCATCAAGATCTCCCTATCCTGACGCCGCGGCGTGCAGCTGTCTTTTAGGAAAGCTATATCGAGCATTggacgacaagaagaaagcGGTACCATGCTTCGAGGAAGCGTTGAAAGCCAACCCTTTGATGTGGGATGCCTTTACCGCGCTTTGCGATATGGGGGTCAACGTCAGGATACCAAATGTTTTCAGGTTTAATGAGCCGTTTGCGCGCAACTTCGACTTAGAAAACAGCACAGCAAGCGAACCGAACGGCCCCGAGCCCCTCCAAAGGAAGGCTGGCATGCAATCAGCCAGCGAGAGTGATCCATTTGACGCCCCCCGTCCTGCAACGTACCATATGGACCCTTCCAGAAACGACTTATTTACCGAACCTGCCCCTAATGACTTGATGGCCAAGTTTGCTGCGGCGCACTCGAGGTACAATGGCAATCAAGGAAGCAGGAATGGATCGGACGGAATGGAAACCCCAACTGGCTCTGCGCCAGTTGGTGCTCCTGAGCCTCAGGTATCACGATTAGGACACCCGTCGGAACCACCACAGGCACCAAACCGTCGGACCCGTGGTGCCCAAGCAGTGGAACCTGCCATCTTCGAACCTCCACCAAGACTTGGTGGTTACCGTTTGGGTtcaaagagaagagaaagaaccCAAGAACAAGCAGCAGATCCATCCACAGATAATTGGTCCAAACCTACCGCGATTTCATCAGTGACCGATAGAAAACGCACAGCATCGGGGCATCCAGTACAGCCACGTCCAGCCAATGGTGAGGAGCCACGGAGGAGTGCAAGATTGAATGTGCTGCCGAGACCACCTGCGTCGAGGGCGAACGCTGGTGCTACGGCTCTGGGGACGACGGCTACCCGAGAACTGAGGAAGGCTAGACCCCCTATTTCTAGGATAGGCCGCCCAGGGGCAGCCGTGGTTGGCAGAGTTGTTAGTGGCAATCGGAAGCCTATTGAGGAAAATGGAATGGATGTCGATCAGGCCGAAGCTCCGCGGTTTAAGGAACCGCCACCGATGATGCAGGCGCCACCGCCCAAGATGACGCTTGTTGAACCTGAGCCGGTCAAGATTGACGAAGCATTGAGATGGATTCTAGAGCTCTTGAAAAAGATGGCCACTGGATACCTCCTCTCATCACAATTCCGCTGCAAAGACGCGTTGGCGGCGTTTTTGTCGCTCCCTCGCAGCCACCAAGACACGCCATGGGTGTTGGCCCGGATGGGCAGGGCGCAATATGAGCAGGCAAATTATGCTGAAGCCGAAAAGCTATTCAGACGCCTCCGAATGCTAGCCCCTACTCGCCACGAGGACATGGAGGTATACTCAACAGTCCTCTGGCATCTCAGGAAGGAGACTGATCTATCGTTCCTGGCACACGAACTCGTCGACGCCGTATGGGATTCACCCTATGCCTGGTGCGCCTTGGGCAATGCGTGGTCCCTTGCTTGCGATCACGAGCAGGCGCTGCGTTGTTTCAAGCGTGCGATTCAGCTACATCCCAAATTCGCCTACGCGTACACACTCCAAGGACACGAGCACGTAGAGAATGAGGAATATGACAAGGCCCTTACGGCATATCGACAGGCTATTTCAGCCGACAAGCGGCATTACAATGCCTACTACGGAATCGGGAAGGTGTTTGAAAAGTTGGGCAATTGGGACAAGGCGCTGAGTCATTACAAGGCAGCTTTGGTTATCCACCCAGACCACGCTGTCTTGATTTGTTGCGTGGGAACTGTGCTGCAACGGCAGAAGCAGATCGGCCAGGCGCTTCCTTACTTCTCTCGGGCCGTCGAGCTGGCGCCACGGGCACCTGAAATCCGACACAAAAAAGCCCGGGCTCTCATGGCGACTGGTCAGTTCGAAGAAGCGCAGCAGGAGCTTTTGGTTCTGCGAGATCTTGCGCCGGACAAGGCGCAAGTACACTTTTTGCTTGGCAAACTGTCCAAGTTGCTCGGAGACAAGAAGTTGGCAGTGCGCCACTTCACCATTGCTCTGAGTCTAGATCCCAAG GCGAGTTCACAAATCAAACAGGAGATCGAGGGcctggaagatgatgattgCATAGAGGACTCGATGGTGCATTGA